Within Pangasianodon hypophthalmus isolate fPanHyp1 chromosome 11, fPanHyp1.pri, whole genome shotgun sequence, the genomic segment TATTGCCAGCTTCACCTGAAAGCCCTCTTGAACCTTCAGGTCCTGgttcaccctgaaacacatacCCATTTCTCACATTGATTACTGCTCTGTTTCAGTGGAATCAGTTGCTGAGACAATATAATTCCCCTAATACACAGGGCTGAACCAAACGGCACCTACCTTGTCTCCCTTTGGTCCATCAGGTCCTGGAATTCCCTTTGGTCCATAGTCTCCTCTTCTTCCCTAtcaagacaaaagaaatgatcAGCTTTCAGATTTGTGTGTCCACATCACTGTGGATAGAGAGATGTGGCAATACACATTTTCACTTACAGGGTCGCCTTTAGGGCCAGGGCCTCCAGCTGTCCCctggaaaacaaaataaagtgttaaaaataagaacatttttttatataaattaaatagcaggaaaaaaaaatacaaatactaaCTTTAGGGCCCTTCTGTCCAGGGATACCTGGTGTGCCTGGACTACCAATTTCACCCTGCAAgaagtgtgattattattattattattattattattattattattatgctataattaatgaattaattccTCTCTTGGACTTATTTAGTGTACCTTGGGACCAGGCTCTCCTGGTGACCCAGGTGGCCCTGCTCTCCCAGGTCGACCTGGATCTCCCTAGAAACAAAAGGGATTTCTGATCACTGCAcagtaaaagtacaaaaagttcttttttttttttctgtcagattAGCCTAATACCTTCTCTCCAGAACCTCCTTTTGGGCCACTGTCTCCTACATCTCCAGGATAACCATCAGGACCCTGTTAATAGAGTAAACAACTATAATAACACAGTAATTACACCGTGTCTGTCAGGATTTTGCTTACATatgacacatcacacacataccttgTCACCTGGTTGACCTTTACAGCCAGGAGGCCCAATGCGGCCAATTTTGCCCTGCAAAAAtgatcatgtttgttttttcaattgATGACTCACTTTTTTTGTAACttctgaaatattaattttcatcCATTTCAGTCTACCACTCTCACCTTCTGACCATCGGTGCCATTGCGTCCTGGCACCCCTGCAACTCCCTAGTAAAACAGGAGAGAGCAAATAATATGGTATTACTTGAAAGTGCCAGAATGTAATAATTTGAGTGTTTGAATGTATGAGCTACAAAGACAGAATGATGTATGACCTTACCTTCCTTCCTTGTGAGCCAATTTCTCcctatgattaaaaaaatcaaaataatttattaaatttatgcatgtatttgcattaaatatttaattcctACAGTTATTCTTATAGGCCATATAAAAAAATCCTACCTTTTCACCTTTGGCACCGCGTTCTCCCTAAAACAAGAGAAGgtgaaaacagtaaaaaaaattgtcagacacatataatATCTGGAATCAACTCTAAAAACAGTGAATccatattatgaaatatttacttttgGTCCAGGGTAACCAATAGGACCTTCAATACCAGGATCACCctgtaaataaacacagaataaaaTTAATCTTTGCATCATAGAGCTGTAGGTCCATGTCAGTTATAAAGCTCACCTGGCAGTCCTGATTCCCCGAGGTTTTATTATAATCTCAGAAGTATTGTTTTGCAAGCAGGAAGTAAAGTCTCAAGTTTACAAGTCCCGAGTAAAGACAGATATGTCTAATGGCCCAAGCTCTTCTATAAGTTAGAATGCATTCCTCACTGAATTGAATGCAATTCGAAAATCTAACACAAGTAAAATTAGTAATTAGTAGTATATTAAATTTACAATTAAATACTAAATGCTTGTTTAGCACCTTTCCAAATAAACTACTGAATCCATGGTAATATACAGATaaccataaaacacacaatagTATGAACAAAATGCAGAGCAACTATGCATGAAGTGTGCCATTGAGCAtaacaattaaaacaatttttaaccAGTTatcaaatgggaaaaaaaattaaatctaaatcaTTAAACCGGCTAACTTtatgcaacaaatttttttgtctaatatttttgttaatttaattaatttaaattgtttaatacATCTCAACCTTTCTGTTTACTAACACAACTTTACTCATTATTCAGTTTACTTCATTATATAtacatcattacattatttgcattcattttccaGAATTCAAAAATACACTtcagattttctttctttctaagatCAGTGTTATGAGGAGCGGATTCGACAGATTGAAGAGAAAACATTATTCACAAAGTACTACTGCCCATTTGGGATTTACActtattcacaaaaaaaaaaaaataaataaaaaatcaaactaGGGGCATCAGTACCcactaattaaattaattaacatcCAGCAACACTATTAATGTGAAGCTCGCAGTGGTGTAAGGTTTGGTATGGTTCTAAAACAGGTGTGTCCCAAATGCCTAGCCTTAAGCACCACCCACACTACGAAAACAGCTTCGTTAGCAGTAAGTCTTATTGatattactgatattatatATTACCGATATTATATATATCGACACTAACCTTGTCCAATTAATGGAaagcaacattaaaaatatgcattttcatTAGGCAAATGATATTATTTTGATGTTTAAGTTTAGCCCTGCCTTCATGTGGGAAGCTGGGACCAGGGTACAAATGAATAGGTATATTTGATCAAAATATGCTggataaaaacatgttttaaaattgtaaaatcttTGTTtagtacttattttttttagatttagagTATATAGGCTTCAAAAATGCTCTACCTTATACAGTGTGTACTGCAGGGCATTCCCTAGAAATAATATACCAAAGTGCAAGGAAATGCCTACACCTAATGATTTTAGTGTCAACTGAAACTGAAGCGTTAACTTCACAATTAAAAACCTGAGACATGACTTGGGCTTGCAAAATGGGACTGGTGAACATATCCGCTgtacacaaaccacacacacctatacTTTTTTTCTATAGGCTGTTGGTTTAAGATTTTGTTAAAATACTTATTgagttttacatttaaagagaCTATATTATTATAGTCTCTTTATATTACGGCTCAAACATTTCCAGGAATGCATTAATAGGTTGTACTCACAGGGTGACCTCTGTCACCTTTGGGACCCGTAGGACCACTGTCTCCTTTGGCACCCTGTAATCAGCATTAAAAAATTAGAGagcacaacatttaaaaaattacataacaGCACCTGCACTGGCAATTAAATGTAGTGAATGTGATGAAGCCACAACTCACTTTCTGTCCCCTTGGACCGAATGGACCTGGAGGTCCAGGTGTTTGCAGGCATTGCACACTGTAGCACTGTCAGAAAGACACAATTAAAGGTAAAATATATATCAATCCATTACTAATAGAGAGCATATGTGGTATATATGGTATATTACAAGAGAAATAACTCAAGGGATCTTACCTCTTGATAAGCTAGATGTAGCTGGAGAACAACAAAAAAGGAGGCAGATTAAAActagtcactcacacacactcagtcacaaagaacaaagtcaaaagaaaacatgctacGATGGCCAAACTGATTTCAACTTAGTTTGACAGAGAATCACATACAAAGCCAAGGTATGGAGCAAGACATTACCATGGCGCTGTAAATGCGGTCAATATGTTCTGTTAAAATCTCAGGTCGTCCTTTGGCGAGATCAACAGCCATGTAGTTGCTGCGGTAAACCCCAATGGGAGAATTAGCAATTTCTCTAAGGCCTATTTCCTCCAGCTTGTTGGATGATGCTATGGAAAATATCTTAATGCCCTTGTCGCGAGCCTGCTCTGCTGCCACCTTGATGCCTTCACAGGGGTTCCCAGTCACATGACCGTCTGTGATGACGACTGCAAAGCGCTGTGTCTTGGCGTTGCTCGTAGGACCAACATTTTTGATCATAATTTCCTCAGTCATTTTCTTGAGGGCGCAGTCAATGAAGGTGCCCTTGCCTAAGTAGCTGATCTTCCTTAATTCCCTGATGAATTCATCCTTATTGGTAAGACTGCTAATGATCTTCTGTGTCATGGAGAAGTGGAGTCCACCCACAGTCCAGCTAATCTTCACCTTGCCCTTGTACTCTATGTCTTCCAGCTTTTCAACAAATTTCCTAGTGAAATTTGTGACACTGTCAACCAGGCTACCTGGTGGAGGCTCCTGCAAAGCGATGGTCTCTGATGTATCGATAACAAAGTACAGGTCTATGGGGCATTCTTGTACTTCTGGAAAATATAACACATACAGAACCTCAATTATGAATGTGAAAGCAGTGTGGTAACATCAAAAATTGCTCATGGATTTTGTTTGGTATTACTGCATAATATTGTACAAGcaataataaaatcatacaaaatcactagcatgttttaaaaaaactgtttactACAAACGTATAGTATGGTAGttatttgctataaagtaatatataactattatattatattactattCATATATACAAAACATTTTCCCAAAACTTGTATTTTAACTATATGGAAATGTATTAAATTGTATATTTCTTGCCACAGTTTAGAGCAAATTCAAGGACACAAAAATAATTGATCGATTGATAAGTCAAACTGAAAGACTGTAAGTtaccattaaaaatgtatttcatggtCAGCTGATTAATTTGTTGTTACACACTAAATATATCAACCACTGAAGCAGTCGAGCGAAGTGGGCAGCACTCACTGTGACAGTCCAGCGCCTGGCCAACTGCTGCCACGTAGAGTAAGCACAGGATAATCACTTTAAACAGCATCATTCTCCTCTTCCACATTCCTGAAGAAAAACACATGAtcagtgatatatatatatatatatgtttttttttaagtttaaccACAAATcttaaacatctttaaaaatgaaacaattttgAAATCACCACAACATGGGCCCTTCACAGAAAGTATTCTAGTTAGTAGTTTCCTGATTAAAATTATTTCCTTGCATCAAAATAGCACAGAAGCATATTTTCCACATCAATAGTAATTTAATTAAGTGCATTGGTCAGGAGCATAGGAGAGCTAATGCTCAAGAAACACTAGCAACCTTTAGAGGCAATTTTTCCTGCATCTGTTGCCTTCATATTTCCTCATGGATAGGGCTTTTTTGTACCATATCTTTACCTAACTATAATCACTcaatattaaacaaattagaCCGTTCAAAACTTTACTCCAGGTCATTGTAAGATTCACAGTTGCTACAGTTCCTCACTGCCTAACAATGTTGCCTCAAAGTATTCAAGTCCTCAAGACCTTAGTTGTCAGTTATTTTCTCTTGCTTATAAGGTAATCTTTTTCTTATGGAGATACAGTGTTACAGTAACAGTGTTACGAGAAcagcttgaatttttttttttgtctccatcCCCAAGACTATTGTGTCAGTCATTTCACAAGGGCTGACTaccttttatttataaatggcATTTTTTAGTTAGCCATGCAGCCAGTGATATTATATAGTACCATGTCCCATATTTATACCTGATTGTTTCATGTGTCTTGAGAATCAGGTTTATATTGTAGAATATTATATGGGATTATAAACATGAATGGGGTtataaacatgaaaacaaattgCAGGTATAAATGCACCCAAACCTTCCTTGGTTTGTGCTTTCCTCCTGTTTTTTTGACTCAGGACACAGCCTTCAGAACTGGTAACACAGACCTCTCCATATGCAAAGAAGTCAaaacccaaagaaaaaaaaatcaaatcagccAAAAGGAGATACTCAGATAAACAGAGATTGCCAGAGACTGCTCTTCTGTCTGTAGAGGCCTATTACAACTAACAAATAAACACCTGCACAATTGTCTCTAACCCAAATGTCCCTAACCTATGTGATAAGATGAACCCCTTCTAAAGCGGTTCTACCCTAttacacaacagctaccaaccagggagggagAACACTGTCACGTGCTATCTGTGAGGCATGTGAAGCCAGCCGAATGCATCTGTTCaacctgctgctcatgcaatgtCAGGAGGTGGCGTAATACACTCAGAGTAAAGCGCTGTCCACCCACTTCCAAATgcctgagctcacagacacccatgattggttagtgttgttgtgattgataggggagagagactATACCACCCCTCCCTCACTGAGAGCATGGCCATTTTTGCTCAGTGGACAGCCAATCAATTCACCACTGGATTCACCACTTCATACCCCCCTTTTCCCACAAAGCCTCCAGTATTGCCTCCACCATTCAAAGCCTCATCTCCCCttccacactcactcacagtgcAGACCAGTCAGTCTCTGGAACTATGCATTGTTCATGGCTGCGTCAAGACCTCATCAGAGGTGTAAACTGGTGTAAAACCCAGGAATAAATGTAAGgtaaaatttctgtaaagctgctttgttacaatgtccattgttaaaagagctatatgaataaaattgaattgaatttaattgaattgaaaacatCCTGGTTCCTGAGAAGCCTAAGATCACTGACCTGAATGATTATTGGCCAGTTGCTCTAATATCCATATTAATGAAGATCTTTGAGCAATGCATTTTGGGGTATCTCAGAAACACCTCTAAAGACTTCCTTGAAGTTCATCTACAGACCCAATATGTCAGTTGATGATGTGCCTACATTCCATTCACCAGCATCTCAACACCCCTGGAACATATGTGAAGATcttggttgttgacttcagccATGCCTTCAATGTGATCCTTTCAGAGCTGGGCACCAAAATCTCTCCCCAAACTGCTGAACTCCATCAGCCAGTAAGACTTCCTGACTGACGGACTGACAGCATTGTGGCTTGGCAAATACATATCAGATGCTGATGCAAATACACTCTCTGTTGGCAGAGAACAGAAGGATGCAGTCTGGCCTAAAAGCCAGACAAACAGCCTAACACAATGCCAAACAATAGATTTCCCCTAGTTGGACATGAACATCTCTGACGCAAGTCTGACATCTCACTGTTTAAGTAGCCTCATTTGTAAAGAAATTTAGCTCTTTCAGATTTGCacttttttctgctttattgAAATCAGATGTTATAAGCAATAATTCTGTAAGCAATTCATGCGAGTATGATGGTCTCTAGTTGCttataattgtaattaattataattgcaCTCCAAAGACACATTACTAACCTAGCGACATAGCTAGATAGAAAACAGTGTAGATTAAAGTTATCGCATCATTTCTAATCATGG encodes:
- the col6a2 gene encoding collagen alpha-2(VI) chain isoform X2, which produces MWKRRMMLFKVIILCLLYVAAVGQALDCHKVQECPIDLYFVIDTSETIALQEPPPGSLVDSVTNFTRKFVEKLEDIEYKGKVKISWTVGGLHFSMTQKIISSLTNKDEFIRELRKISYLGKGTFIDCALKKMTEEIMIKNVGPTSNAKTQRFAVVITDGHVTGNPCEGIKVAAEQARDKGIKIFSIASSNKLEEIGLREIANSPIGVYRSNYMAVDLAKGRPEILTEHIDRIYSAMLHLAYQECYSVQCLQTPGPPGPFGPRGQKGAKGDSGPTGPKGDRGHPGDPGIEGPIGYPGPKGERGAKGEKGEIGSQGRKGVAGVPGRNGTDGQKGKIGRIGPPGCKGQPGDKGPDGYPGDVGDSGPKGGSGEKGDPGRPGRAGPPGSPGEPGPKGEIGSPGTPGIPGQKGPKGTAGGPGPKGDPGRRGDYGPKGIPGPDGPKGDKGEPGPEGSRGLSGEAGNKGVKGDPGLPGPRGPPGQTGEPGRNGSRGDPGDSGPRGDQGPPGPIGDRGRPGFSYPGPRGPTGDPGDKGRPGVRGSRGDCGQKGEPGQKGLPGEPGEPGSEGEPGQRGDPGEPGRDGDPGPEGDPGLTDCDVMNYIRETCGCCDCEKRCGALDIVFVIDSSESVGLTNFTLEKNFVISTINRLGSMAKDPHSETGTRVGVVQYSHSGTFQAIQLNDSKIDSLSAFKDAVKNLEWIAGGTWTPSALKFAYDNLIRDSRRSKAKVTVVVITDGRFDPRDQDALLSYLCGDDTIDVNAIGVGDMFEKEEESESLKSIACDKQDRVMGMKRFADLVAEEFIDRIETVLCPDPVIVCPDLPCKSDVSSQRNGYPMHGYNAEEGANNLVPTTVTNVSNLLNFLQKVNTPEAYTGAVATMAYTAQRAKFANGPDRQQWTNLFIDSFRLVYGDLLGDPNKALGLC